From one Comamonas piscis genomic stretch:
- a CDS encoding YchJ family protein, producing MAKKTPVTSQAALCPCESGAVYSACCSRFVADFAGTPAPDAEHLMRSRYSAFVLEQRDYLLATWHVSTRPSQLDFESGCRWLGLQVKAFSCVDETHAEVEFVARYKLQGRAVRLHERSRFVKEQGRWFYLDGDQF from the coding sequence ATGGCCAAGAAAACTCCCGTTACCAGCCAAGCAGCGCTGTGCCCGTGTGAATCCGGTGCTGTCTACAGCGCTTGCTGCAGCCGCTTTGTCGCTGATTTTGCCGGGACGCCGGCGCCCGATGCCGAGCACCTGATGCGCTCGCGTTACAGCGCCTTTGTGCTGGAGCAGCGCGACTACCTGCTTGCTACCTGGCATGTCTCCACCCGCCCATCGCAGCTGGATTTTGAATCCGGATGCCGCTGGCTGGGTTTGCAGGTGAAGGCCTTCAGCTGCGTAGACGAGACCCATGCCGAGGTGGAGTTTGTGGCCCGCTACAAACTGCAGGGCCGGGCGGTGCGCCTGCATGAGCGCAGCCGCTTTGTCAAAGAGCAGGGCCGCTGGTTTTATCTGGATGGTGACCAATTCTGA
- a CDS encoding HAD family hydrolase — translation MNPNAGFDAMLFDCDGVLVDSELITNRVLCTMLNESGWVLSSEDCLQLFIGKMVRSQKALIEANTGKPLTDAWMEDFYERRNVALEQDVKAIEGVVDAIHTLHAQFKGQIACASGADRKKIVMQLRIAGLLPYFEGRIFSGHEMPRTKPYPDVYLAAAAALGADPKRCLVIEDSVTGTQAGVAAGATVWAYHPPGHAVCPQAELAAAGASQFFEHMADLPLRVASATVLAD, via the coding sequence ATGAACCCCAATGCAGGCTTTGACGCCATGCTGTTTGATTGCGATGGTGTGCTGGTCGATAGCGAGCTGATCACCAACCGGGTGCTGTGCACGATGCTCAACGAATCCGGCTGGGTGCTGTCGTCCGAGGATTGCCTGCAGCTGTTCATCGGCAAGATGGTGCGCAGCCAGAAGGCGCTGATTGAAGCGAATACCGGCAAGCCGTTGACCGATGCCTGGATGGAAGACTTTTATGAGCGCCGCAATGTTGCGCTAGAGCAGGATGTCAAGGCCATCGAGGGTGTGGTGGATGCCATCCATACCTTGCATGCACAGTTCAAAGGGCAGATCGCTTGCGCATCGGGCGCTGACCGCAAAAAGATCGTCATGCAGCTGCGCATTGCCGGGCTGCTGCCGTATTTTGAAGGGCGTATCTTCAGCGGCCATGAGATGCCGCGCACCAAGCCTTACCCGGATGTATATCTGGCAGCGGCTGCGGCGCTGGGGGCTGATCCAAAGCGTTGCCTGGTGATTGAAGACAGCGTCACCGGCACGCAGGCCGGTGTGGCTGCCGGTGCCACCGTGTGGGCTTACCATCCGCCTGGCCATGCCGTCTGCCCGCAGGCAGAGCTGGCGGCCGCGGGTGCCAGCCAGTTTTTTGAACACATGGCCGATCTGCCCCTGCGCGTTGCCAGCGCTACCGTGCTCGCGGACTAA
- a CDS encoding GMC family oxidoreductase codes for MGPEHAWDAAFDFVIVGAGMAGCILANRLSASGRFQVCLLEAGPPDHNPYIHIPAGFIKVGYDPRYTWPFKTEPDAATMGRPVVAQLGRTLGGSSAVNGFNYVRGQAQDYDDWAARGAVGWSYAEVLPYFKRSERRLALCDVNYRGLEGELPITDCDWRHPLCDAFIAGAASLGIPSGKDYNAGQQEGAGYYQRWIHQGWRVSAATAFLRPAKGRRNLRVIPRAQVNQILLEGTRVVGVAYAAEPGGPVRRLQASREVIVAAGAINSPKLLNLSGLGDAQQLQDLGIAVHQHLPGVGQGLQDHMMLRSIVRVQNAPTLNTTARGWRLWGQVARWLAKKPSILAISPSVAYAFSSAQAPGARADFQFHFSPGSYAAGIAGQLDAFPGMTLGFYQLRPQSKGHVRLASAHAWDSPVIQPHYLQHESDQRLVVEGLRQARRLLHSAALTPYVASDEAPSTQLQSDEELLQFARERGSTAWHFMGSCRMGAVDDATAVVDPQLRVRGITGLRVADASVMPAMPSGNTGAPTMMIAEKAADLLLADHQN; via the coding sequence ATGGGGCCTGAGCATGCCTGGGATGCAGCGTTTGATTTCGTCATTGTCGGTGCCGGCATGGCCGGCTGCATCCTGGCCAACCGCCTGAGTGCATCAGGCCGCTTCCAAGTCTGTTTGCTGGAGGCCGGCCCGCCCGACCACAACCCCTACATCCATATCCCGGCGGGCTTCATCAAGGTGGGCTACGACCCACGCTACACCTGGCCCTTCAAGACCGAACCCGATGCTGCGACCATGGGTCGCCCGGTGGTCGCTCAACTGGGCCGAACCTTGGGTGGCTCCAGCGCCGTCAACGGCTTTAACTATGTGCGCGGCCAGGCGCAGGATTATGACGACTGGGCCGCCCGGGGCGCAGTGGGCTGGTCCTATGCCGAGGTGCTCCCCTACTTCAAGCGCTCGGAGCGGCGCCTGGCCCTGTGTGATGTGAACTATCGGGGGCTGGAAGGGGAGCTGCCCATCACCGATTGCGACTGGCGCCATCCGCTCTGCGATGCCTTTATCGCCGGCGCGGCCAGCCTGGGCATCCCCTCTGGCAAGGATTACAACGCGGGCCAGCAAGAGGGTGCTGGCTATTACCAGCGCTGGATTCACCAGGGTTGGCGGGTGAGTGCCGCCACCGCCTTTCTGCGGCCAGCCAAGGGGCGGCGCAATCTGCGGGTGATACCGCGTGCCCAGGTCAACCAGATTTTGCTGGAAGGGACACGCGTCGTCGGGGTGGCCTACGCAGCGGAGCCTGGCGGGCCAGTGCGGCGATTGCAGGCGAGCCGCGAGGTGATCGTGGCCGCCGGTGCCATCAACTCCCCCAAGCTGCTGAATCTGTCCGGCCTGGGCGATGCGCAGCAGCTGCAGGACCTGGGCATCGCCGTGCATCAGCACCTGCCCGGCGTGGGCCAGGGCTTGCAGGACCATATGATGCTGCGCTCCATCGTGCGGGTGCAAAACGCGCCGACCCTGAACACCACCGCGCGCGGTTGGCGCCTCTGGGGCCAGGTGGCGCGCTGGCTGGCCAAAAAGCCCAGCATTCTGGCGATCAGCCCCTCAGTCGCCTATGCCTTCTCATCCGCACAAGCGCCTGGCGCGCGGGCCGATTTCCAGTTCCATTTCTCGCCTGGCAGCTATGCCGCCGGCATTGCCGGCCAGCTCGATGCTTTTCCAGGCATGACCTTGGGCTTCTACCAGCTGCGCCCGCAGAGCAAGGGCCATGTGCGCCTGGCCTCCGCCCATGCCTGGGACAGCCCGGTGATCCAGCCCCACTACCTGCAGCATGAATCTGACCAGCGCCTGGTGGTCGAAGGCCTGCGCCAAGCCCGCCGCTTATTGCACAGCGCGGCGTTGACGCCTTATGTGGCCAGCGATGAGGCACCGTCCACCCAGCTGCAATCGGACGAGGAACTGCTGCAGTTTGCCCGTGAGCGGGGCAGTACCGCCTGGCACTTCATGGGCAGCTGCCGCATGGGTGCGGTGGACGATGCCACGGCCGTGGTCGACCCCCAGCTGCGCGTGCGGGGTATCACGGGTTTGCGCGTGGCCGATGCCTCGGTGATGCCGGCCATGCCGTCTGGCAACACCGGTGCGCCAACGATGATGATTGCTGAAAAAGCGGCCGATCTGCTGCTGGCCGATCACCAGAACTAA
- a CDS encoding DUF4197 domain-containing protein: MTEQHHLQAQRRYLLQLLSVVGSAGLASQAFALSLSDLTNADASQGIKAALTQGAQVAVSQLGQNGGFLNNPQLRIPLPGYMGEAAKMMRRFGQGRYVDEVEQGINRAAELAVPMGKDVLLDAVQRMTVDDAKRILSGGDHSVTSFFMDKTRQPLTQRFLPVVTQATGQVGVVQQYNQLVGKASSFGVSSAALDLNQYVTGKTLDGLYAVIAEQERAIRQNPLGSASAVVRQVFGTLR; the protein is encoded by the coding sequence ATGACCGAGCAACACCATTTGCAGGCGCAACGCCGCTATTTGCTGCAACTGTTGTCCGTAGTAGGCAGTGCGGGCTTGGCATCGCAGGCTTTTGCGCTGTCGCTGTCGGATTTGACGAATGCGGATGCGAGCCAGGGTATCAAGGCGGCGCTGACCCAGGGCGCCCAAGTGGCAGTGTCACAGCTGGGGCAAAACGGCGGCTTTCTCAACAACCCGCAGCTGCGCATTCCGCTGCCCGGCTATATGGGCGAAGCGGCCAAGATGATGCGCCGCTTTGGCCAGGGCCGCTATGTGGATGAGGTGGAGCAGGGCATCAACCGCGCGGCCGAGCTGGCCGTCCCGATGGGCAAGGATGTGCTGCTCGATGCCGTTCAGCGCATGACGGTCGACGATGCCAAGCGCATCCTCAGCGGTGGCGACCACTCCGTGACCAGCTTCTTTATGGACAAGACACGCCAGCCTTTGACGCAGCGTTTTCTGCCCGTGGTGACCCAGGCGACGGGTCAGGTGGGTGTGGTGCAGCAGTACAACCAGCTGGTGGGCAAGGCATCGAGCTTTGGGGTCTCCAGTGCTGCGCTGGACCTGAACCAGTATGTGACGGGCAAAACCCTCGATGGGCTGTACGCCGTCATCGCCGAGCAGGAGCGCGCCATTCGCCAGAACCCGCTGGGCAGCGCCAGCGCTGTGGTGCGCCAGGTCTTTGGAACCTTGCGCTAA
- a CDS encoding ABC transporter substrate-binding protein, whose protein sequence is MNKLVYRLTKAAALVASVFAVSAQAQDIKIGYTADQSASGVAELGISGRWGFEAAIEDINKAGGIMGRKLVGVVRDDQGTPPKAIQTVQELIDSEKVSGIVGPANSGNALAWLHIPQQKKVPVIVPIGTATEITTRYAKEPQNYLYRISMVDREQVALLGAYAVKASKDKKIAILADSTGYGQGGIKDATEILALHGVKPVAVEKYGPKDTDMTSQLNKIKAAGADTVIIYGIADGAAQVLRSMEKINYMPTTLGTWGNLSSLLPKMAGTKLAEHLIMAASTTEDTSAKTKALGQRVRVNFPTLTTFPCAAQAYDSVMLLAAAMKQANSTDGEKVAAALENLNSTEGVIKTYDKPFSKTNHEGLSVSDFYLARWKGSDVVRFEDSVYKSLTPADLKK, encoded by the coding sequence ATGAACAAGCTCGTCTATCGTTTGACGAAGGCCGCAGCACTGGTGGCCAGCGTTTTCGCGGTGTCGGCACAGGCCCAGGACATCAAGATCGGCTACACCGCCGACCAATCGGCCAGCGGCGTGGCCGAGCTGGGGATCTCGGGGCGCTGGGGTTTTGAAGCTGCTATTGAAGACATCAATAAAGCCGGCGGCATCATGGGCCGCAAGCTGGTCGGCGTGGTGCGCGATGACCAGGGCACCCCACCCAAGGCCATCCAGACCGTGCAGGAGCTGATCGACAGCGAAAAGGTCAGCGGCATCGTCGGCCCGGCCAACTCCGGCAATGCGCTGGCCTGGCTGCATATTCCGCAGCAAAAGAAGGTGCCGGTGATCGTGCCGATTGGCACGGCCACCGAGATCACCACGCGCTACGCCAAGGAACCGCAGAACTACCTCTACCGCATCTCGATGGTCGACCGCGAGCAGGTCGCCTTGCTGGGCGCCTATGCGGTCAAGGCCTCGAAGGACAAGAAGATCGCCATCCTGGCGGACTCCACCGGCTACGGCCAGGGTGGTATCAAGGATGCGACCGAGATTCTGGCGCTGCATGGCGTCAAGCCCGTGGCGGTAGAGAAGTACGGGCCCAAAGACACGGACATGACTTCGCAGCTCAACAAGATCAAGGCGGCGGGTGCGGACACCGTGATCATCTACGGCATTGCCGATGGCGCTGCCCAGGTGCTGCGCAGCATGGAGAAGATCAACTACATGCCCACGACCCTGGGCACCTGGGGCAACCTGAGCTCGCTGTTGCCCAAGATGGCCGGCACCAAGCTGGCCGAGCACCTGATCATGGCGGCCTCGACGACTGAAGACACCTCCGCCAAGACCAAGGCCCTGGGCCAGCGCGTGCGCGTCAACTTCCCGACCCTGACTACCTTCCCCTGCGCCGCCCAGGCCTATGACTCGGTGATGCTGCTGGCCGCAGCGATGAAGCAGGCCAACAGCACCGATGGCGAGAAGGTCGCCGCTGCGCTGGAGAACCTGAACAGCACCGAAGGCGTGATCAAAACCTATGACAAGCCCTTCAGCAAGACCAACCACGAAGGCCTGAGCGTGAGCGACTTCTACCTCGCCCGCTGGAAGGGCAGCGACGTGGTGCGCTTTGAAGACAGCGTCTACAAGTCGCTGACGCCCGCGGATCTGAAGAAGTAA
- a CDS encoding branched-chain amino acid ABC transporter permease translates to MLDSILQAVFSGLALGSIYALVAVGFNITFNTTKTLNFGQGEFLVAGAFVAVSVLLLLAGKNVTDSLVPADVSLWRYLLSLVGTMAVLAVLGLLLYYAAVRPFVGRGGMAWVMSTIGFGIIIQNTALAIWGPAPLVMPSPLGSEVLRIGNAGVLPQEVLVLVCSVAVLLALDYVMRHTRIGKAVRAVAQSGSAATLMGINVTAIVVLAFVISSSLAGLAGLLIAPITTASVFMGMSLALKAFSSAILGGLTSPRGCMLGGFVLGLIEALVGLWQAEMREISIFLLIIVVLVVRPQGLLGQKIVEKV, encoded by the coding sequence ATGCTGGATTCGATACTGCAGGCGGTCTTTAGCGGGCTGGCCTTGGGAAGTATTTATGCCTTGGTGGCGGTGGGGTTCAACATCACCTTCAACACCACCAAGACCTTGAATTTTGGCCAGGGCGAGTTCCTGGTCGCGGGCGCGTTTGTTGCTGTGTCGGTGCTGCTGCTGCTCGCCGGCAAGAACGTCACCGACAGCCTGGTGCCCGCCGATGTGAGCCTGTGGCGCTATCTGCTCAGCCTGGTGGGCACGATGGCGGTGCTGGCCGTCCTCGGCTTGCTGCTGTATTACGCCGCTGTGCGGCCTTTTGTGGGGCGCGGCGGCATGGCCTGGGTGATGAGCACCATTGGCTTTGGCATCATCATCCAGAACACCGCGCTGGCCATCTGGGGCCCTGCGCCGCTGGTCATGCCCTCGCCGCTGGGCAGCGAGGTGCTGCGCATTGGCAATGCCGGTGTGCTGCCACAAGAGGTGCTGGTGCTGGTCTGCAGCGTGGCTGTGTTGTTGGCGCTTGACTATGTGATGCGCCACACCCGCATCGGCAAGGCGGTACGTGCCGTCGCGCAAAGCGGCAGCGCCGCTACCCTGATGGGCATCAATGTGACGGCCATCGTCGTGCTGGCCTTTGTCATCAGCTCTAGCCTGGCGGGCCTGGCTGGTTTGCTGATTGCGCCCATCACCACGGCATCGGTCTTCATGGGCATGAGCCTGGCGCTCAAGGCGTTCTCGTCGGCCATTCTGGGTGGGCTGACCAGCCCGCGCGGCTGCATGCTGGGCGGCTTTGTGCTGGGCCTGATTGAGGCACTGGTGGGCCTGTGGCAGGCGGAGATGCGCGAGATCAGCATCTTCTTGCTGATCATCGTGGTGCTGGTGGTGCGGCCTCAAGGCCTGCTGGGCCAAAAGATCGTGGAGAAAGTCTGA
- a CDS encoding ABC transporter permease subunit encodes MNSEIKHYGWLALVAALVATIPLMTSNDFYLRIVFLIGVNYIAASGLNVLVNYTGQKSLGHAGLFAVGAYAVALLTTRWGWNPWAAFAMAGVLAGLFGVVIALPALRVKGPALAMVTIGFGIVVEKVVSEWQDVFAGQQGIYGVVPLKLGDQMFASSHWVWFVLALCVVLHVMFRHLLAGRFGRAFMAVNTAEVAAESVGVSVYKFKVLAFVISAFTCGIAGALITQQNQYINSDFITFNLSVFFLLVVLFGGNSVYGPLLGAVVLTLLDSLLSRWPGVQHFTYGALLLFALYAMPNGLAGTLRSLARKYAPGLLATPQLPQDLPAWQLKSAAPLASTGAEGLLDGRGIYKAYGGVVPTNEVDICIKPGHVHSLIGPNGAGKTTLLNILSGIVVPERGSIQFAGQSIVGVSPNRIARMGLGRTFQNLRLFSDMTVLDNVKVGLHAHIQAGFFASLIGVGKARRAELAARDEALQILDRLHLRDKALHTAGSLPYGLQRRLELARALATHPRLLLLDEPAAGLNPQETQELIQVIARIRDLGITVLLIEHHMDLVMAVSDHVIVLDYGQKIAEGTPQQVQSNPRVIAAYLGSDDESEDEAMNGGKHA; translated from the coding sequence ATGAACAGCGAGATCAAGCACTACGGCTGGCTGGCCCTGGTGGCGGCGCTGGTGGCCACCATCCCGCTGATGACCAGCAATGACTTCTACCTGCGCATCGTCTTTCTGATCGGGGTGAACTACATCGCCGCCTCGGGCCTGAATGTGCTGGTGAACTACACCGGCCAGAAATCGCTGGGCCATGCCGGCCTGTTTGCCGTGGGCGCCTATGCGGTGGCCCTGCTCACCACCCGCTGGGGCTGGAACCCCTGGGCCGCCTTTGCGATGGCCGGTGTGCTGGCGGGGCTGTTTGGCGTGGTGATTGCGCTGCCGGCGCTGCGGGTCAAGGGCCCAGCGCTGGCCATGGTGACCATCGGCTTTGGCATTGTGGTCGAAAAGGTGGTTTCGGAATGGCAGGACGTATTTGCCGGCCAGCAGGGCATCTACGGCGTGGTGCCTTTGAAGCTCGGCGACCAGATGTTTGCCTCCTCGCACTGGGTCTGGTTTGTGCTGGCTCTGTGCGTGGTGCTGCATGTCATGTTCCGCCATCTACTGGCGGGCCGCTTTGGCCGCGCCTTCATGGCCGTCAACACCGCCGAGGTGGCGGCCGAGAGCGTGGGTGTCAGCGTCTACAAGTTCAAGGTGCTGGCCTTTGTCATCAGCGCTTTTACCTGCGGCATTGCCGGCGCGCTGATCACGCAGCAGAACCAGTACATCAACTCGGACTTCATCACCTTCAACCTGTCGGTGTTCTTCCTGCTGGTGGTGCTGTTTGGTGGCAATTCCGTCTACGGGCCGCTGCTAGGCGCGGTGGTGCTGACCTTGCTCGATTCGCTGCTGTCGCGCTGGCCGGGTGTGCAGCATTTCACCTATGGGGCGCTGCTGCTGTTTGCGCTGTACGCCATGCCCAATGGCCTGGCTGGCACCCTGCGCAGCCTGGCGCGCAAATACGCACCGGGCCTGCTGGCCACGCCGCAGCTGCCGCAGGATCTGCCGGCCTGGCAGCTCAAGTCTGCCGCGCCGCTGGCCAGTACCGGCGCCGAGGGTTTGCTGGACGGTCGCGGCATCTACAAGGCCTATGGTGGCGTGGTACCTACCAATGAGGTGGATATCTGCATCAAACCCGGCCATGTGCATTCGCTGATCGGGCCCAATGGCGCGGGCAAGACCACCTTGCTCAATATCCTGTCGGGCATTGTGGTGCCCGAGCGCGGCTCCATCCAGTTTGCGGGCCAGAGCATTGTGGGCGTGTCGCCCAACCGGATCGCCCGCATGGGCCTGGGCCGCACCTTTCAGAACCTGCGGCTGTTCAGCGACATGACGGTGCTCGACAACGTGAAGGTCGGCTTGCATGCACATATCCAGGCGGGCTTCTTTGCCAGCCTGATAGGGGTGGGCAAGGCCCGGCGCGCCGAGCTGGCTGCGCGGGATGAGGCCTTGCAGATCCTCGACCGCCTGCATCTGCGCGACAAGGCACTGCATACCGCCGGCAGCCTGCCCTACGGCCTGCAGCGCCGGCTGGAGCTGGCGCGCGCGCTGGCCACCCACCCGCGTTTGCTGCTGCTCGACGAGCCGGCCGCCGGCCTCAACCCGCAGGAGACGCAGGAGCTGATCCAGGTGATTGCGCGCATCCGTGATCTGGGCATTACCGTGCTGCTGATCGAGCACCATATGGACCTGGTGATGGCCGTGTCCGACCATGTGATCGTGCTCGACTACGGCCAGAAAATTGCCGAGGGCACGCCCCAGCAGGTGCAAAGCAATCCGCGCGTGATAGCGGCCTACCTGGGCAGCGACGATGAATCCGAAGACGAAGCGATGAACGGAGGAAAGCATGCCTGA